From one Formosa sediminum genomic stretch:
- a CDS encoding GH39 family glycosyl hydrolase, translated as MIKKTTYYFLTVLLVLLCFVEHLNAQNNVKINVNNDGEKFDHYWSKMVGAGRANEALRAGWLEQMQQVQETCGFEYVRFHGLFHDDMFPVIEERGKLVYNWQYIDDVFDRLLDMNVKPFVELAFFPTPLAAKDSKTVFWWKANITPAEDSFEKWHDLVKAFTQHCVDRYGIDEVLTWYFEVWNEPNLYTFFWDGTKSQYFELYKQSAIAVKSVDKRLKIGGPSTSNFVPDERFAGETTNDKVSEAVFAADDINVLNWKGVWIEDFLNYCKKENLPVDFVSTHPYPTDYAFNPETGKGRGLTRFAKSLKLDLEWLNKTIKNSAYPNAEIHLTEWNTSPSSRDLMHDRLPAAAYIVKSNLDCIGLTNSLAFWTFTDVFEEKGGASSIFHGGFGMINYQGLEKPSYHAYRMLHQLGDIQLYKDDYLFISKKSTNNKIVALAYNYPKEYENAVPSGGNKREDGTNKKLEFTLTGLDAETVFEIEILDKDHGNIHNYWEEMGKPNPPTREQIKVMKTYANTMKTISIKADKNGVLKVKQEITPWSLVLIKQI; from the coding sequence ATGATAAAGAAAACCACATATTATTTTCTTACTGTCTTATTGGTGCTCCTATGTTTTGTAGAGCATTTAAATGCACAAAATAATGTAAAGATTAATGTAAATAATGATGGCGAAAAATTTGATCATTATTGGAGTAAGATGGTTGGTGCTGGCCGGGCTAACGAAGCCTTACGTGCCGGTTGGTTAGAGCAAATGCAACAGGTACAAGAAACATGCGGATTTGAGTATGTACGTTTTCATGGTTTATTTCATGACGATATGTTTCCTGTAATTGAAGAAAGAGGAAAATTAGTTTACAATTGGCAATACATAGACGATGTATTTGATAGGTTATTAGATATGAATGTTAAACCATTTGTAGAATTAGCTTTTTTTCCAACGCCTTTAGCCGCTAAAGATTCCAAGACGGTATTCTGGTGGAAAGCCAATATTACTCCGGCAGAAGATTCGTTTGAAAAGTGGCATGATTTAGTTAAAGCTTTTACACAGCACTGCGTAGATCGTTACGGTATAGATGAAGTGTTAACGTGGTATTTCGAGGTGTGGAACGAACCCAACTTATATACATTTTTTTGGGATGGTACAAAATCGCAGTATTTTGAATTGTATAAACAATCTGCCATTGCAGTAAAATCTGTAGATAAACGTTTAAAAATAGGAGGGCCATCTACAAGTAATTTTGTTCCTGACGAACGTTTTGCAGGAGAAACTACGAATGATAAAGTGTCTGAAGCCGTTTTTGCTGCCGATGATATTAATGTTTTAAATTGGAAAGGGGTTTGGATTGAGGATTTCCTTAACTATTGTAAAAAAGAAAACCTTCCTGTAGATTTTGTAAGTACACATCCGTACCCAACAGATTATGCTTTTAATCCAGAAACAGGTAAGGGAAGAGGATTAACACGTTTTGCAAAATCTTTAAAATTAGATTTAGAGTGGTTAAATAAAACCATAAAAAATAGTGCTTACCCAAATGCCGAAATTCATTTAACAGAATGGAACACAAGTCCGAGTAGTCGTGACCTTATGCATGACAGATTACCTGCTGCAGCATATATCGTAAAATCAAATTTAGACTGTATAGGATTAACTAACTCTTTAGCATTTTGGACGTTTACAGATGTTTTTGAAGAAAAAGGAGGTGCATCGAGTATTTTTCATGGCGGTTTTGGTATGATTAATTATCAAGGGTTGGAAAAACCGTCGTATCACGCCTACCGTATGCTTCATCAATTAGGAGATATACAATTATATAAAGATGATTACCTTTTTATAAGTAAGAAATCAACAAATAACAAAATAGTTGCATTAGCCTATAATTATCCAAAAGAATATGAAAATGCTGTGCCTTCTGGAGGAAATAAGCGAGAAGATGGAACTAATAAAAAATTAGAATTTACATTAACAGGTTTAGATGCAGAAACTGTTTTTGAAATAGAAATTTTAGATAAAGATCATGGAAATATTCATAATTACTGGGAAGAGATGGGGAAACCAAACCCTCCAACTCGTGAACAAATTAAGGTAATGAAAACATATGCCAATACCATGAAAACAATCTCAATTAAAGCAGATAAAAATGGGGTTTTAAAAGTTAAGCAGGAAATTACACCTTGGAGTTTGGTGTTGATTAAGCAAATTTAG
- a CDS encoding glycoside hydrolase family 30 protein encodes MNILSFNKLKITAALSGTMFFFLGGLWAQNVELISTTASSRWETPKRFLKKHKGDVTPDITIYTDSVLQEIDGIGGAFNELGWDALSALPKEASQQVFNDLFSEEGINFSMCRIPLGASDYALSYYSSNDVAEDFDMRDFNIDRDRYILIPYIKEALKVNPDLQVWASPWSPPAWMKVNEHYAMRSGNFENAIEGNHMSPGDQILNNATAFKMQEQYLQAYALYFSKFVQAYKKEGVNLFAVMPQNEIAFQPNWPSCTWRPEDMAYFINGFLGPQFERDNLDTEIWLGTVNSGNPNYVKTILEDKKDANYIKGVGFQWGGAKAIPEVHKTYPNMKLMQTENKCGEHENDWTSLDRSWKDLVHYFNNGAGSYMYWNMVLDQTGKSAWGWPQNSMVVIDKNTKKVTYTDEFYLFKHLSHFVQPGDHFIKSSEGKNHIAFKLKDGRIVVLINNAEEDKKVVNLKIGTESFGVELQGTSINTIVLNK; translated from the coding sequence ATGAACATACTATCTTTTAATAAACTAAAAATTACTGCAGCATTAAGCGGAACTATGTTTTTCTTTTTGGGAGGTCTATGGGCTCAAAATGTCGAGTTAATATCAACTACAGCATCAAGCCGTTGGGAAACTCCGAAGCGTTTTTTAAAGAAACATAAAGGCGATGTAACTCCAGATATTACAATTTATACAGATAGTGTGCTACAGGAAATAGATGGTATTGGGGGAGCCTTTAACGAATTAGGATGGGATGCTTTAAGTGCCTTACCTAAGGAAGCCTCTCAGCAAGTGTTTAATGATTTGTTTTCTGAAGAAGGTATAAATTTCTCAATGTGTAGAATTCCGTTAGGAGCTTCAGATTATGCTTTAAGTTATTATTCAAGTAACGACGTGGCTGAAGATTTCGATATGCGCGATTTTAATATCGATAGAGACCGTTATATTTTAATTCCGTACATCAAAGAAGCATTAAAAGTGAATCCAGATTTACAAGTTTGGGCTTCACCGTGGTCTCCACCAGCTTGGATGAAAGTCAACGAACATTATGCTATGAGGAGTGGTAATTTTGAAAATGCTATTGAAGGGAATCACATGAGTCCCGGAGATCAAATTCTAAATAATGCCACAGCATTTAAAATGCAAGAACAATATTTACAAGCTTATGCCTTATACTTTTCAAAATTTGTTCAGGCTTATAAAAAAGAAGGTGTTAATTTATTTGCAGTTATGCCTCAAAACGAAATTGCCTTCCAACCCAATTGGCCAAGTTGTACGTGGAGACCAGAAGATATGGCTTACTTTATAAATGGTTTTCTTGGTCCGCAGTTCGAGCGTGATAACTTAGATACAGAGATTTGGTTAGGCACAGTGAATTCTGGTAACCCTAATTATGTAAAAACCATTTTAGAGGATAAAAAAGATGCTAATTATATAAAAGGTGTCGGATTTCAGTGGGGAGGCGCAAAGGCGATTCCGGAGGTGCATAAAACGTATCCTAATATGAAATTGATGCAAACCGAAAATAAATGTGGCGAGCATGAAAACGATTGGACATCGCTTGATCGATCTTGGAAAGACCTTGTGCATTACTTTAATAACGGGGCCGGATCGTATATGTATTGGAATATGGTACTAGACCAAACCGGTAAAAGTGCTTGGGGATGGCCACAAAATTCTATGGTTGTTATCGATAAAAACACAAAAAAGGTAACCTATACAGACGAGTTTTATTTATTTAAACATCTGTCTCACTTTGTGCAACCTGGAGATCACTTTATAAAATCGTCTGAGGGAAAAAATCATATTGCGTTTAAATTAAAAGATGGTCGTATTGTGGTCTTAATCAATAACGCTGAAGAAGATAAAAAGGTTGTAAACTTAAAAATAGGAACCGAATCTTTTGGTGTCGAGTTACAAGGGACATCTATAAATACAATTGTTTTAAACAAATAA
- a CDS encoding DUF6250 domain-containing protein, with amino-acid sequence MIRFQIYRQSTISAMLIMVAFLFTSCGDKTKAVNIKDNEVKAELIFEEDFDSDLSQWKVEQMPGGTVQINEGKLEIDDVSGCTVWLTKPFEGSVQIEYDVFLIQDNGPNDRVSDLNCFWMATDPKNPSNLFAESEARGGKFSNYDSLKLYYMGVGGNDNKTTRFRRYVGNGERPLLPENDLSDEKYMLEPNTPYHIKIIAHGSTIQYYRNDMLLVDFNDNNPYTSGYFGLRTVKNHMTVDNFKVYKLKE; translated from the coding sequence ATGATTAGGTTTCAAATTTATAGACAATCAACTATAAGTGCTATGTTAATAATGGTAGCATTTCTATTTACATCTTGTGGAGACAAAACAAAGGCAGTAAATATTAAAGACAATGAAGTCAAGGCAGAATTAATTTTTGAAGAAGATTTTGATTCAGATTTATCTCAATGGAAAGTAGAACAAATGCCAGGAGGAACAGTTCAAATTAATGAAGGAAAACTAGAAATAGATGATGTTTCTGGATGTACTGTTTGGTTAACCAAACCATTTGAAGGTTCCGTACAAATAGAATACGATGTGTTTCTTATACAAGACAATGGGCCTAACGATCGTGTATCAGATTTAAATTGTTTTTGGATGGCTACAGATCCAAAAAATCCTTCAAATTTATTTGCAGAATCTGAAGCACGAGGTGGTAAATTTTCTAATTACGATAGTTTAAAATTATACTATATGGGTGTTGGAGGAAATGATAACAAAACAACCCGATTTAGACGTTATGTAGGTAATGGAGAACGCCCTTTGTTACCAGAAAACGATTTGAGTGATGAAAAGTATATGCTTGAGCCCAATACACCATACCATATTAAAATAATAGCTCACGGTAGCACAATTCAGTATTATAGAAACGATATGTTATTGGTAGATTTTAATGATAATAATCCTTATACATCAGGTTATTTTGGTTTAAGAACAGTAAAAAATCACATGACCGTAGATAATTTTAAAGTTTATAAATTAAAAGAATAA